The following DNA comes from Rosa rugosa chromosome 5, drRosRugo1.1, whole genome shotgun sequence.
tttacagcaattgtacgttgtgaggtgtgttatgctcatttgagctttacaatattgcttgtgagagtgaattgtaataatgaactcgaagtttcgatatttggattttgtaattgtaattattcatgtttcggatttgaatttattattcaaaattcggggcgtgacaatctTGCTCTCGGACTAACACATGACCAAAAACTAGCATGCAAATGAACATAATCTACTAGACAAGAAAAGCAGCCAAGCGTTTGATCATTTTTGCAACATTCTCGGTCTCTTTCTCATACAAGATATGGAAGCAATGCCCCTCTTCTTCCACTTCAAATAACAACTCCGCTTCTCCTTTCCACCCACTTTCCTTCACCAAATCATAATACCAGACACTTCGATCCCTCAGCTCATCCTTGCCTGCAACACAAACAAGCAATCTAGAGCACCCAAGCCCGGCCAAACTCGGAGCACCCGAAACCATCGGATTAATCAATGGATTGTCAATGCCTCCATCAGCACCAGGGTAAACAATATTCCAACACAGACACTGCGGAGACTTCTCAATGTCTTCTCCTTTAGGCTCCGACCCGATTGGCTTGGATCCCCAGAAATACGAGTGCGACACAATAGCCCCCAAAATTTTCACACCGCCATTCAAGCTCTCAGCCCCTGCCTTCATAGCAATGTTATGTGCAAGATTTCCACCAGCACTATCTCCACCAATGTAAAGCCTATCAAAGTCCCCGAAATCGACTACCCAGGGCTCTTTGTGAGAAGTACCATCTTGATGGATTGAGTGAGAAGCAACCCATTGAAGAGCGGTCCAACAATCTTCATAAGCAGCAGGAAGTGGGCTTTCCGGGGCGAGCCTATACTCGACTGAGACGGCGAGAACTTGAGCTTCGGAGACCAGGCGGTTGAGGTAGCGGTGGTGGATGGACGAGAAGGCCGATTCTAAGCAAAAGCCGCCGCAGTGGAAGTAAACCAAGATGGGAAGTTTTTGAGATTTGTTTCGAGGGAGGTAGAGGCGAGCAGAGACTAAAGGGTTGTGTGAGATGGTGATGTCTTTGGAGGAGACACCGGTTTGGGGGTCGTTAAGAGATGGGGGGACGTACGGAAAACCGAAGAAGCGTTCGACTGTGCCATCTTTGTAATGCTTGATGATATTGGGGATCTCTGAAGCTATTTCTTTGGTGGTGGAAGCCATTGGAGGAGAAATTAAAGATGAGAGAGGGATGGATGAGAAATGGTTAATGGATTGGTGTAGTAGAAGTGGCTATCAAATATATGCCACTGGTTAATGGATTGGTGTAGACGTGTAGTAGGAGTGGATATCAATGGAGGAGGGTTTGGTCATGAATTCCAGCGTACAACAGAGACTGATCGAGCAGCTAGCGTGTTTGAATTTGAGACTGGCGTGCATTAACGGCTAGAAAAGTAAGCCATATGTGACGCGGGCTTTTGACTTTTCTTTGGTTATTTTCAGGGGGAAAAATAGAGGCGTTTTTTAGTGGGAGAGAATATATGAGACCAGGTAGAAAGATCCTCTTCCAAAATACAAAGCTGACAAGCATTAGCGGGAGAGAATGAAACCAGGTAGAAAGATCCTTCCAATGCGTCAAGAAGGTGAGTGCATATGCAGCAATATTGGGCTTACTATAAATGTATGTGCTTgaaattgaagaagatgaagcagCCCGAGTATAATTATATCGAACTAGATATTTGTTATGTCAAGGAATGTTAAGACCACATTTTGGTAAGAAGTTTGGAATAAGTAAAAGGAAATAGTATGACGTTTTtgtcataaatcataatgaaGCAGATTTACTAGAAAACCTACCATCTCCAGCTAGATGCCAAACAAATTCATCTGAACAAGGAAAAAGTGGAAGAGGAATTGAAGTGATTCTGTGAACAACATTAGGAAATAAAAGCTTATTTGTATACCAAGAATCATTCACAATAATATAATATAACCGCAAACTCTTTCGCATAAATCTATCTGATTTCTTTGCTGATAAGAGATAAAATTGGTTAAAGACACATGATACACTCaattaaattttcataaaagaATATCCTATCATTGCCAACAATTTATCTTATAGCTTCACTTAATAAGGGTCGAGTATCTGAGATACATTTCCAAGCAATAGAAGTAGATCGAGATTTATTAGCCAGGAAAAAGGATGAATGTCTTAAGTATTTAGCATGAATTATTGAAAATGCCTGaagtgttttagagaaacggaaACAAAGTTATATGACGTATACAATTCGCCTATGAACTTGTTTGGGCACCCTAAAGTTACTCTATTAATTCTTTTTCAACTTCAATTCGCTTCTTTAAAGTCACAGCACCAAAGTTATATGACGTATACAAATTAGCCTAGGTATAAAgaaatttgatttttcttttgttctttttaaaaaaaaaaaaaaaaatcttaacccacctcacccttacatatgtcagtgagaattgaACCCATGACATTTACAATcttggaattataacttatcaacaggtcacagctcaccaacatttttcttttgttctttgtttaATCAAAAAAGCTGATTATTCGTATAGACTATATTGCAGGATTGTACGTGGTATGTTGGTGTTGGGCTATTGGCACCATGCTTACATGTTTTCACTGGTTTGACGGATTGGAATGGTGAGGATTTAAAAATTCATGGTGCAGGTTGGACTCCTTCCATTGTAAGAttgtcttaatttttttttttttggctaatcCTTTGTCATTGTTTAGTGGGAATTGTAAAGCTTCTGCTTACCTGAAACGATCCATTGGAAAAGTATTATTCGAATGAAGAAGTTTGAAACTCTAGACTTCATCGATGTTTAAGGGTTGAGTATTGAACATTTGAACCTTCGAGGGTAAGAGTCCatcccttttattttttatctttcaagggatatttttacttttttagtgACAAATTACGGTCAACAAATGTACGTGttccttattattttacttCTAAATAACACCTTCATCACAGAGAGGTCCATTGATAGAGAAATTCTTTCTGAATTATTACTTCATATAAAAATCAACTGAGAGATAATCCCAAAGCAGCTTCCTCTCAACAGTCAAACATACCAAATAATCTAGTATGCATAAAAACCTGGATCTACTAGACTAGAAAATCAGCTAACCGTTTGATCATTTTCTTTACATTCTCTGTCTCTTTCTCATACAAGATATGAAAGCAATGCTCCTCTCCTTCCACTTCAAACAGCTCCACTTCTCCTTTCCATCCACTTTCCTTCACCAAATCATAATACCAGACGCTTCGATCCCTCAGCTCATCCTTGCCAGCAACACACACAAGAAGCCTAGAGCACCCAAGCCCGGCCAAACTCGGAGCACCCGAAACCATCGGATTAATCAACGGATTGTCAATGCCTCCATCAGCAGAAGGATaagcaaagttccaaaccaGATAAGGCAGGGACTTGTCATTGTCTTCACCTTTAGGCTCCGACCCGATTGGCTTGGACCCCCAAAAGTACGGGTGGGACAGAATAGCCCCCAAAATCTTCACCCGACCAGGTAAGCTGTCAATCCCTGCTCTCATAGCTATGTTATGTGCAAGGTTCCCTCCAGCACTGTCTCCACCAATGTAAACTCTATCGAAGTCGCCGAAATCGGCTAGCCACGGCTCTTTGTGAGAAGTATCATCTTCATTGAGTGAGTGAGAAGCAACCCACTGAAGAGCGGCCCAGCAATCTTCATAAGCAGCAGGAAGAGGGCTTTCTGGGGAGAGCCTGTACTCGACTGAGACAGCAATGACTTGAGCTTCCGAGACCAGGCGGTTGAGGTAGCGGTGGTCGAGGGAGGAGAAGGCGGACTCGAGGCAGAAACCGCCGCCGTGGAAGTAGAGCAAGATGGGAAgctttttggtttggttttgaggGAGGTAGAGGCGAGCAGAGACTAAGGGATTGTGTGAGATGGTGATGTCTTTGGAGGAGACACCAGTATCGGGGTCGTTAAGAGATGGGGGAACGTGTGGAGAGCCGAAGAGGCGTTCGACTGTGCCATCTTTGTAGTGCTTGATGAGATTGGGGATCTCTGCGGCGATTTCTTTGGTGGTGGTGGAAGCCATCGGAGAAGGAAAGGTAGAGAGAGATGGATGAGAAATGAATAATTGATTGGTGATCTTATCAAGCGTAGTGGAAGTGGTTATAAATGGAGGAGGGCTATCTAGGGTTGGTCATAAGTTGAGTTCCAGAAGAGTGATCGAGGGGCACGTGTTTGACACTGCTAACTGCTTGCGATAACCGCTAGAAAAGTTGGCGGGCCACCGCCATATGTGACTGGGGCttttgtctgttttttttttggttgcaaAAGATGAGCGTTTTTGACTGGACTCGGAGACATTAAGAGGCGCTTTTGACGCGCCACCGCTATATATTGTCGGCCAACTTCGTTTTGGTACGCCAACTAGTACGTGTATTGCAAGGTATCTGAATGcaaaaccaagaaaacaaagataTTCTAATGATTCTCTACAGCtgccttttcaaaaaaaaaaaaatgattctcTACATCTGATAAAGTATCTTTCAAATGCTGCACATGaaatgcatttatttatttgtttacaaaagcactttttttttatatttgacCAGATTTGACAAAAGCATGTGCTTCAACCCAACGAATTATTGGATCTAGCATTAATCTCCCATCTTATAAGTGAAGCATTATTAATTCGAAATCATGTTTGCTGTGTCAAAATCGAGTTACACATGTTTTATTACTAATGTAATTTGGTATTGCAGTTAGAATAATCTGTTGTGAAATAATTTAGCAATGAAAATATCTGTAATGAAGTTATATTTGGTAAATTATGTGTTTAAATCATGATTACAATAAAAAATTGTATCAAGACGTTTAGTGAGTTTTGATACGAAagtctttttttgttttttttgaaaattgagCCAGTAGGGCgaatatatattcatcacaagccagaataggtcattacatacccttccgctgtcatctatagacagacaagaagatagtggtagtacccacaatagCACATAgaaaatagacccactcattgtacaatcaatacgtagacatagcgggaatccccctttggtactacgccggaggcgctagaaagaTCCGGCCCTTCCAACCTAACTCCTTAACCAATAAATCTAgctgcctagagacctcaattggtgtacacctagatccactgagaattaagtcgacAATACCAAACCAAATGCAAAAGCTAAATGCACAAAAGTGCCTAGACGGTCCCTGAAAAATAGGAACTTATTAAAAGTAATAAAATTACTATTCTAGATAATGCACTAgggccaaaaccctagcccaaaactcaaagcccaaaTAGGGCAGCCAGCAAAGAAAGTTCACCCAAGGCCCATACGGCAGGTCCGGTCCAGTCCACCCCAAACCAGCTGCTTCCCCGTCGTTCGCAACAGTCCAACGAAGCTCCATCCGCCACATGCCGCCACGATCTGCCCCGCCTCGATCCATGCCGCAACGATCTCACCGCCTGCAACCCACACCGCCATGGGCCACGTCGTAGCAACCCACGCCACCACAGAGAAAGCCAAACCCGATCCAGGTCGCCCGCCTCAGACCGCCATCGAGGCAGCCCCGTAGCGCCGTCGACCAAGCAAAACCCGTCATCAGAGCTCGATCGCCGCCCCTGTTCAAACGACCACAACCACGCACCATCCCAGCCAAAACCTCAGACAAAACCTTAGCAAACCCCATCTGATGGAACCCCATGAGCCATAGCCATcaatacccgtccggcagcagacctATGACAAcgacgaggccagaggccaaCCCAGCGTCctggcgccgccggacgagcacgAAATCTTGGATTTGAAAAAACCGGCCTTTAGGGTTCTCGAGGAGAGAATTTGATTTCCCAAGTGATCACAGAGAGAGGTGAAATTTAGTTTTTGATACGAAAGTCTTTTTAATGTGTATATGGCTTGTATACACTTCATGCCAAAATTGTTTCTACTCATTTGATCAATCCGTTGAGAAAAAAGAAACCATATCAATAGTATTTTTTATAGTTCTTCCTGCAAACTATTTTTCTTAAAAATGTTCTTGCAAACTATTTTTCTTAAAACCTCattgtttctcttatttcattcTCCGCTAGTGATTTTGAAACCTGCATAATGTACTTACTGGAAGCAGATGCTGCTCCAAACCACCTTATCCACAAACCTTTGGGCCTTTTGTCCCGTAAATATAATAATTATGGGCTTTCTATTTTGCACAATAATCCCTTAACACCCATTTTCTCCTAGCTCTCTATCCTTCTAGCAGCCTTTCAATTCATTGTCCAGGACCTGTTTGTGCTTCTGTATGTCCTATCACAACCCTGTGCAATCAAAGCGTCTTGATTGTTGTTAAAAAAGTAATTCAGTAATTGCTATATTCTAAATATAAATACAGGGTAATTTCAAACTTAGAATaccaaacagaaagaaaactaaaactttTACAGATAATTATCGAGTCTAGAATTTGGTTCTATCTCCTTAAGACGAAATTGTCTCTTCGTCTATGCTTGAAGGGTTATTGGCAAATATCTCACAGGAATACAATTATCAAACTTCCTCTAGAAGAAGCACTTCAATCTAGAGGATAGACGAACGCAAATTGTGTTTATTCTCTCTCAATCTCTGAAATTCTAATATAGAATGCAGAACTCCTTTGAAGACTTGACAAAATTTTCTGACGCAAAACATTGATGCAAAGTGGTGGGATTGCTTCTGTATACATAGGAGTCTGAAGCATCTATTTGAAAGGACACACCATTCTGTCATTAGACATGCTGCACAACAACTTCCATTGTATAAGGTTACAATGGTTCGTTGCTTTTAGTTTGAAAGGTTATAACCTTTGGCTAAgatgatcagttacttctttcatatatatcagAATTATTACTTTGAATTTTTATTGAAATGAATTTAATCTTTGGATTAAATTTACTAACAATTGTATAATTGCCACCAATTAAAAAGCAATACTACTTTTTGATCAAATACCTTCAGACTTTATTTAGATAGGGAGTTGAAGGTAAAAGTTGGTGTGGAAAATTTAGTGGAACATCTCTCCTTACCTATTTTTATGACGGGAGTGAGAGTGAAAGGTTGGCGGTCAATGTCTTTATGTTCGCCTTCACGTTCTCCGAATTCAGATCGGTGTATGCAAGTCAAGTCAGAAGAAGAACGGAGGTACCTGCAAAAGATATTCCAATGCTTAAGTTAGGGAGTGTTTAAATTGTAGTAGGTATAGATGAGATTACCCCCCCTCCTTTTCAAATCACTTTATCAAATATTTATAGGTGAAATCGAGCGAATATCTTGATTAGTGCACATAGTAGTGTGCTTAGTTTGCAAGACACGCTTTAGTGGAACTACTACGTCACTCTCACGACAACGTGGGGGAGTGCTTCCCGATTGCTACGGATTCGGCTGATTAACTCCGTTGACTAGTTATGTCTTATCCAGATCCACCACGAGAAGATTTCCCCTGAAGAGGACCTGAACTTCTTAACGCTCTCAAAATAGGTTGGGTCGTCTCTCAATTAGAATATGTTTTCATCTCGTTTAGATCAGCTTTGAGGGGACTCCTCCTCACTCGAATTGGCTTCGAGGGGATTTATCTGAATTGGATCCGCCTTTAGAAGATTATACCTTACTTGGATTGGTCTCAAGGAGATTTCACCTCACTTGTGTTGGTTTCGAGGAGATTTCCCCTCACTTTGATGAGTTGATCTTTCtcgaggagatttctcctcacttagTAGATCTTTGGATCTTCCTTGAGGAGATTTCACCTTATTTGGATCTACCTCAAGGGGATTGTACCTCATTTGAATCCGCCTTGAGGGGATCATACCTCGAGGAGTTTTTCTCAAGGCCAGGACTCttgaccatttacccaatttggaCCTACTTACTCAAAAATTTGTGTGTCCACTTATCCcatttaaatgtaaaaagacAAATTTGTCctccaaataattaaaaagtcattaGAGATTTGGACTCCGGTCATCGGCCGCTAGAATCCAGTCACCGGTCATCGGCTGCCGAAATCCGATCACCagccggaggttgccggaggCCCCCAAAGAGATTGTTGAAGATCTTATAGCTCACCGGCGCCAGAGACTTTTGTTACCCCTCAATAAAATCCAATAATTTTTATTGAggagcaataaaagtttattgggttttattagggggcaataaaattttattgggttttattggggAGGCAATAAAACCAGACGCCGGACTCAATCACTGGTTATCTATTACCAAAGGTCCTCAAAGAGGTCGTCAGAAATCTTATTGGTCACCGGAGAGGTCGCCAGAGACTTTTATTATCCtccaataaaagttttattgggaggaaataaaaatttatcgggtattattggggcaataaaacCAGACGTCGGACTCTGATCACCGGTCACCGAATGTCCTCAAATAGGTCATTGGAGATCTTATAAGTCACCTAAGAGGTCGtcagagacttttattaccccccaataaaaattttattgtGGGGAAATAAAGTTTATGGGGTATTATTAGGGAGCAATAAAACCGAACGCCGGACTCCAATCACCGGTCACCGAGCACCAGAGATCCCCAAAGAGGTTATCAAAGATTTTATAGGTCACCGGAGAGATCGCCGGAGATTTTTATTATCCCCaattaaaatttaataaaaatacattttaattgggggacaataaaagtttattgagtattattggggggggcaataaaatcggaCACAGGATTTCGGTCACCGATTCGGAGGTTGACAGAGGtcgccggagacttttattacccccaataaaacacaaaaaaaatttattggaaggcaataaagtttattgggtattattagggggcaataaaaccggACGCCAGACTCCTGTCACTGGTCACAGGAGTCCCACgaagtctccgatgacttctctctctaaatgACAGAGTGAgagagggtaaaattgtctcaaaaataaacaaaaaacaataaaaaaaatacttaattgtgtattaagacaaaagatatgtaatttgttgggtaagtggCCAATCTTATAAGATGCTTGGGTAAGTAGGGTTAGTGTAGTTCAAATTTGagtaaatggacattttcccttTTCTCAAATAAGTTGAACTATCTCTTTCTGTCCATTCCGTGACAAAAACTATTCTCAAAATTTATCACCCCACAAAAACGCAAATTCAAACACAGTAGATACAAAAATTTAGTGATAGAGAAAAGAGAAGCATCCAATAGATCGGACATAGAAGCAATAATTTGAACACCAAAAATAATGCCCAAATCACAAAAATCAAGAATACATCAATGATGAGAAGTTGCATATGGGAGATGTTCTTCTCTCTTATTTTTAAGTGCATATAAGATTGAGAACATATCAAACCCTAAACTTAGAAAGGGAAtgaagaaaaactgaaaaatgAAAGAAGTGAATCCTAAATTAAAATGATCCGAGTCTCTTAAGAATGACTCGATATCATAGTAGTAGAAGCCTATATCTACTTCTAAAATTTGAGAATAATTGGCCGCGGTTTTCATTGACCGCGATTTTTATAAAGAGTGTTTCTATTCATACATTCAAAATTGGCATTTAGACCTTCATACTTTTTAAAAGAAATTTATTCCTTTTTTTACCCcttgtttctactgaagaatacggaacgggaagtgtgtgtggatcatgatggggagagagagagagagagataacaccgcatgtatagtggttcaccttgctcttgaggcaaggctacgtccacttagagattctactatgagtgaggtcaagtgacctttgtagtgatacaagtatagggatcatggatccatcctctctaagaatgggaggacttcctcttatagctaaaggagtCCCCCTCCATTTACATattctcgatgtgggacaataatacatatattgcttctcttgaagcctcttggagagcatgggagggtggcctccctaaaaggtaccggccgacctccaccatagcgaggtagctcgggtgtcggactaccggatgcatgtcgtaggcgggactagccatgtcgcggggcccacctaagaggtcgttgcttatgcttggcggtatgtgatataggtggtatgtacaagtcccccaagtccccgagtaagaggcgcttcttggttggggagtttaaatgtgatgccgccaagtatgagtgatgaccttgttgaacgtcatacccatactagtcccccaactccgtaagtaagaagggactcttcgGGTAGGTGGGTGCCGCGGGGCCCTCATtaagctagtacctgcaaataagatgagtgcacaaaagcatattgattgcactagggcaatctaagtgacatttgagtcaaatgcatcgaggtgtatgaatgtttatatgagatgcaatgatgcatagatgtgtgatgaacacaaTGATATGTACATAATGGTATGTATGtgttgtatgcatatgatgAACACATGTTAGGACCGGGAGTGtagttactcgccgagtcccccaagttacGTAGTTAGTACTTAGGTTACGCTCAAGGATGCCCGTGAGGCTGAGCATAGAGCTCCGGTATTGTAGTAACTATTGGTCATAGTAGTGAGACTATAGCATggccatgatagtcccccaagtatgggttagaggaaggaactctaacttatttaacccgaacgtataagccataacctgaTTGTTCGGCTCATTTGTAACGGGAACGTAAgagatgagctcgctcatgttgagcgggtgtgagttttgtcctatggtcttattaatgggatgtaaaagaaatttaattgttgcgatcaacaataggtgaaaaatttcaatatttccattaatagaccataacacgaaagtatgagcgtgaagctcaatgatagtcccggtcgggtactacctccacttgtgataagtggtatgaataagtcccccaagtatggagaatgctcgggaggtgagatgactcaaaagcaaAGGATTGGACCTTCGCTTACCCCTCCTccggtaccaagtggggttttctgagggctcgagcctatggtacccgatagggtagaatgaggatttgggtctctgatacctggaagggtaaatgaggatttgagcctctgatacccggatgggtagaatgaggacttgagcctctgatacccggatgggtagaatgaggacttgagcctctgatacccggaagggtagattgaggacttgagcctctgatacccggatgggtagaatgaggacctgagcctctgatacccggatgggtagaatgaggacttgatgcctctggtacctGATGGGGTAGCATGACGGCTTGATgtctctcgtacccgatggggtagcatgagggcttgatgcctctcgtacccgatggggtagcatgagggcttgatgctcgtacccgatggggtagcatgagggcttgatgcctctggtacccgatggggtagcatgagggcttgatgctcgtacccgatggggtagcatgagggcttgatgcctctggtacccgatggggtag
Coding sequences within:
- the LOC133710382 gene encoding tuliposide B-converting enzyme 1, amyloplastic-like, encoding MASTTTKEIAAEIPNLIKHYKDGTVERLFGSPHVPPSLNDPDTGVSSKDITISHNPLVSARLYLPQNQTKKLPILLYFHGGGFCLESAFSSLDHRYLNRLVSEAQVIAVSVEYRLSPESPLPAAYEDCWAALQWVASHSLNEDDTSHKEPWLADFGDFDRVYIGGDSAGGNLAHNIAMRAGIDSLPGRVKILGAILSHPYFWGSKPIGSEPKGEDNDKSLPYLVWNFAYPSADGGIDNPLINPMVSGAPSLAGLGCSRLLVCVAGKDELRDRSVWYYDLVKESGWKGEVELFEVEGEEHCFHILYEKETENVKKMIKRLADFLSLISPPMASTTKEIASEIPNIIKHYKDGTVERFFGFPYVPPSLNDPQTGVSSKDITISHNPLVSARLYLPRNKSQKLPILVYFHCGGFCLESAFSSIHHRYLNRLVSEAQVLAVSVEYRLAPESPLPAAYEDCWTALQWVASHSIHQDGTSHKEPWVVDFGDFDRLYIGGDSAGGNLAHNIAMKAGAESLNGGVKILGAIVSHSYFWGSKPIGSEPKGEDIEKSPQCLCWNIVYPGADGGIDNPLINPMVSGAPSLAGLGCSRLLVCVAGKDELRDRSVWYYDLVKESGWKGEAELLFEVEEEGHCFHILYEKETENVAKMIKRLAAFLV